A genomic stretch from Schistosoma haematobium chromosome 2, whole genome shotgun sequence includes:
- a CDS encoding hypothetical protein (EggNog:ENOG410JPPG): protein MYKVNMELSCSFFNIFIILLVSVDYTKCMSNVISGKILIPVSFGAYASMDYPFIVLWGEHIYRPYKIPFYYGKYNDKYNYYYYPNYNSQAVVPTEYSSSLSSYENYGDNHNNEILESERQAEDLYYYDRITNDKTSPTSRKDDRSYKNDNYQTSFYDNIKYTQPDYNAVKKNKSNSMYSKYNYKMPEVTNSHNRKRLHKESTYKYKPNVHKLKKFGYNDQYKVSKTVYSNDNLRKYHNNNRKVSYQSSKSNDHHHIDDHYHFNDHHHIDNHHHIDNHHYIDDHHHIIDQHHIDNEHRMDNLHNIDDHHHIIDQHHIDSEHRMDNLHYIDDHHHIIDQHHVDSEHHIDNHYHIDDHIIRSLNKNNDKFATMKLKYYDQLIDYMSKPDYDNKNYNEFNYRKYQNPKRVYKKPMINVREMLNDVYEKKKLKNGDKKRREEYSNDRNDKPKPDNEKNYIDRKTNYDEGINRKAPKNKMGKSEKKREGNKEEVNKKVKHPSEDDVSVIKVVNEYA from the coding sequence ATGTATAAAGTAAACATGGAACTAAGTTGTTCGTTTttcaatatattcattattttgctTGTTTCTGTTGATTATACAAAATGTATGTCAAATGTAATAAGTGGCAAAATACTTATACCAGTATCATTTGGGGCTTATGCTTCAATGGATTATCCATTCATAGTATTGTGGGGGGAGCATATTTATAGACCTTACAAAATACCATTTTATTATGGTAAGTATAACGATAAATATAATTACTACTATTATCCTAATTATAATTCGCAAGCGGTGGTACCCACTGAATACagttcatcattatcatcatatgAGAATTATGgagataatcataataatgaaatattggaAAGTGAACGACAGGCGGaagatttatattattatgacAGAATTACAAATGATAAAACTTCACCTACCAGTCGAAAAGATGATCGAAGTTATAAAAATGACAATTATCAGACATCCTTTTATGATAATATTAAATATACCCAGCCAGATTATAACGCagttaagaaaaataaatcaaattctaTGTATAGTAAATACAATTACAAGATGCCTGAAGTTACAAATTCACATAACAGGAAACGCTTACACAAAGAATCGACATACAAGTATAAACCTAATGTACATAAACTAAAGAAATTTGGATATAATGATCAATACAAAGTATCAAAGACAGTTTATTCTAATGATAACCTTAGAAAATATCACAACAATAACAGAAAAGTAAGTTATCAATCAAGTAAATCTAATGATCACCATCATATCGATGATcattatcatttcaatgatCACCATCATATCGATAATCACCATCATATCGATAATCATCATTATATCGATGATCACCATCATATCATTGATCAACATCATATCGATAATGAACATCGTATGGATAATCTTCATAATATCGATGATCACCATCATATCATTGATCAACATCATATCGATAGTGAACATCGTATGGATAATCTCCATTATATCGATGATCACCATCATATCATTGATCAACATCATGtcgatagtgaacatcatatcgaTAATCACTATCATATCGATGATCACATAATTAGGTCTTTAAACAAGAATAACGATAAGTTTGCAACAATGAAATTGAAATATTATGATCAACTTATTGATTATATGAGTAAACCGgattatgataataaaaattataatgaatttaattatagaAAATATCAAAATCCTAAACGTGTTTACAAGAAACCAATGATCAATGTTCGAGAAATGTTAAATGATgtttatgaaaaaaagaaattaaagaaTGGCGACAAAAAACGTCGAGAGGAATACAGTAATGATCGAAATGATAAACCAAAACCTGACAATGAGAAGAATTATATTGATAGAAAAACCAATTATGATGAGGGGATAAATAGAAAAGCCCCAAAAAACAAAATGGGTAAATCAGAAAAGAAGAGAGAAGGCAATAAAGAAGAGGTTAATAAAAAAGTAAAACATCCAAGTGAAGATGATGTTAGTGTGATTAAAGTTGTCAATGAATACGCATAA